One genomic segment of Ipomoea triloba cultivar NCNSP0323 chromosome 9, ASM357664v1 includes these proteins:
- the LOC116029399 gene encoding probable methyltransferase PMT13, with amino-acid sequence MGHLSLFSSHRNARKWQLLDLVFAAFFAAVFVFFLLVFTPLGDSLAASGRQALLSGDSQQRSLLVALVESGREIAPIQFCPADYVDHMPCEDPRINSQLSREMNYYRERHCPLPHETQICLIPPPEGYKVPVRWPESLHKIFHDNMPYNKIADRKGHQGWMKREGPYFIFPGGGTMFPDGAEQYIEKLKQYIPLGDGVLRTALDMGCGVASFGGYLLSKEMLTVSFAPRDSHKSQIQFALERGVPALVAMLGTRRLPFPAFSFDLVHCSRCLIPFTAYNATYFIEVDRLLRPGGYFVVSGPPVQWSKQDKEWADLQAVASSLCYELIVVDGNTAVWKKPSGDSCLPNQNEFGLELCDEFDEPSVAWYFKLKKCVSRTSSVKGDYAIGSIPKWPQRLIEASSRIVLLKSGINVFEADNRRWTRRVAYYKNSLNLKLGTPTVRNVMDMNAFLGGFAAAIISDPVWVMNVVPAHKPLTLDVIYDRGLIGVYHDWCEPFSTYPRTYDLIHVAAIESLTKDPSSGKSRCNLVDLMVEIDRMLRPEGSVVIRDSPEVIDRTERIAHAVRWTTSIYEKEPGSNGREKILVATKKLWNLSSTSSH; translated from the exons ATGGGTCATTTAAGCTTATTTTCATCGCACCGGAATGCGCGCAAGTGGCAGCTGCTTGATCTGGTGTTTGCGGCCTTCTTCGCGGCGGTGTTCGTTTTTTTCCTCCTCGTCTTCACGCCGTTGGGTGACTCTCTGGCGGCATCCGGCCGGCAGGCGCTGCTTTCAGGGGATTCGCAGCAGCGAAGCCTCCTCGTCGCGCTCGTGGAGTCGGGCAGGGAGATCGCCCCGATCCAGTTCTGTCCTGCTGATTATGTGGACCATATGCCTTGTGAGGACCCCAGAATTAACAGCCAACTTAGTCGAGAGATGAATTACTACCGGGAGCGGCATTGTCCTTTGCCTCACGAGACACAGATTTGCTTGATTCCACCCCCTGAGGGATACAAAGTTCCTGTCCGGTGGCCGGAGAGTTTGCATAAG ATATTTCATGACAACATGCCTTACAATAAAATAGCTGACAGGAAAGGTCACCAAGGATGGATGAAAAGGGAAGGTCCATATTTCATCTTTCCTGGAGGTGGCACAATGTTCCCAGATGGGGCAGAGCAGTATATTGAGAAACTCAAGCAGTATATTCCTTTAGGTGATGGAGTTTTAAGAACTGCCCTTGATATGGGATGTGGG GTTGCCAGTTTTGGTGGTTATCTACTTTCCAAAGAGATGTTGACTGTTTCTTTTGCTCCAAGAGATTCACAcaaatcacaaatacaatttgCCTTGGAGCGAGGAGTACCTGCACTTGTTGCCATGCTTGGGACACGCAGGCTCCCATTTCCTGCTTTCTCATTTGATTTGGTGCATTGTTCTCGGTGTTTGATTCCTTTCACAGCATATA ATGCAACATACTTTATTGAAGTTGATCGGTTACTTCGCCCAGGAGGCTACTTTGTTGTCTCTGGTCCTCCTGTACAATGGTCTAAACAGGATAAGGAGTGGGCAGATCTCCAAGCTGTGGCCAGTTCATTGTGTTACGAGTTGATTGTTGTGGATGGTAACACTGCTGTCTGGAAAAAGCCCAGTGGGGATTCATGTCTTCCAAACCAAAATGAATTTGGGCTTGAACTGTGTGATGAATTCGATGAACCAAGTGTTGCATG GTACTTCAAACTTAAAAAATGTGTGAGCAGGACATCTTCTGTGAAAGGAGACTATGCAATTGGGTCAATTCCAAAATGGCCACAGAGGTTGATAGAAGCTTCTTCAAGGATCGTTTTATTAAAAAGTGGAATCAATGTTTTTGAAGCAGACAATAGAAGATGGACAAGGAGGGTAGCATATTACAAAAACTCATTAAACTTGAAACTGGGAACTCCAACTGTACGAAATGTCATGGACATGAATGCATTTTTGGGAGGCTTCGCTGCAGCAATAATTTCTGATCCTGTTTGGGTGATGAATGTTGTTCCTGCTCATAAGCCATTAACACTTGATGTCATTTATGATAGAGGACTCATTGGGGTTTACCATGATTG GTGTGAGCCTTTCTCAACATATCCTCGGACCTATGATCTAATTCATGTAGCTGCTATTGAATCTCTTACAAAGGATCCTAGTTCCGGCAAGAGTAG GTGTAACCTTGTGGATTTGATGGTGGAAATTGATAGAATGTTAAGGCCAGAAGGGAGTGTTGTAATTCGAGATTCACCTGAAGTGATTGACAGAACCGAACGAATTGCTCATGCTGTAAGATGGACAACAAGCATCTACGAGAAAGAGCCTGGTTCAAATGGGAGGGAGAAAATCCTGGTAGCAACAAAGAAACTTTGGAACCTATCTTCAACCTCCTCCCACTGA